A part of Amycolatopsis lurida genomic DNA contains:
- a CDS encoding SCO6745 family protein — protein MKSLQRRLWEAVEPLHAVVYFAPETAAAAKTVGLPSWWMGYFAGRVAPLGPLPEPPATAMLFGFAPRMVARSLPDAWKYAEPAAVLQSRMAAVEEALNRILPADAPLAELAELLELAVAGADYAARPLAAAWSSVARPATPAGRIWLAATVLREHRGDGHVLSAVAAGLRGLDTTLTHIGSGAVTREVIQVNRGWSDDEWDESVARLSERGILDGDLTLTGPGIALRQRIEDDTDRLAAGPLEALGEDGAAEAVRIAVPLSRRVFDAGAIPLPNPMGAPRP, from the coding sequence GTGAAGTCACTTCAGCGCCGTCTCTGGGAAGCGGTCGAGCCACTGCACGCCGTCGTCTACTTCGCGCCGGAAACGGCGGCCGCGGCCAAGACGGTGGGCCTGCCGAGCTGGTGGATGGGCTACTTCGCCGGCCGGGTCGCGCCGCTCGGGCCGTTGCCGGAACCGCCCGCGACCGCGATGCTCTTCGGATTCGCCCCGAGGATGGTCGCGCGATCCTTGCCCGACGCGTGGAAGTACGCCGAACCCGCGGCGGTCCTCCAGAGCCGGATGGCCGCCGTCGAGGAAGCCCTGAACCGGATCCTGCCCGCCGACGCGCCTCTCGCGGAACTCGCCGAGCTGCTGGAGCTCGCCGTCGCCGGTGCCGACTACGCGGCCAGGCCACTCGCCGCCGCCTGGTCTTCGGTCGCCAGGCCCGCCACCCCCGCCGGCCGGATCTGGCTCGCGGCGACGGTGTTGCGCGAGCATCGCGGGGACGGTCACGTGCTCTCCGCCGTCGCGGCCGGACTGCGCGGGCTCGACACGACGCTGACCCACATCGGCAGCGGAGCGGTGACCCGCGAGGTCATCCAGGTCAACCGCGGCTGGTCCGACGACGAGTGGGACGAGAGCGTCGCGAGGTTGTCCGAACGGGGCATCCTCGACGGCGACTTGACGCTCACCGGACCGGGAATCGCGCTGCGCCAACGGATCGAGGACGACACCGATCGTCTCGCCGCCGGTCCGCTCGAAGCACTCGGCGAGGACGGGGCCGCCGAGGCCGTGCGGATCGCCGTCCCGCTGAGCCGCCGCGTCTTCGACGCCGGAGCGATCCCGCTGCCGAACCCGATGGGGGCGCCGCGGCCCTGA
- a CDS encoding pyridoxamine 5'-phosphate oxidase family protein: MATWQQFSEEAPALAEKIKERFTAAKSHVLATVRRDGSPRVSGSEVDFRERDLLIGSMIGAMKAKDLQRDGRFAIHAASAIDEGGADAKVSGKAVEITDPAEVARLQGDDGEAHVFRLDLTEAVLTWVEGNTIFFDYWKEGQGSKRLARPDNGPVVEVGLD; the protein is encoded by the coding sequence ATGGCGACGTGGCAGCAGTTCAGTGAAGAGGCACCCGCGCTGGCGGAGAAGATCAAGGAGCGGTTCACCGCGGCGAAGTCGCATGTGCTGGCGACGGTCCGGAGGGACGGCTCGCCCAGGGTCAGTGGCAGTGAGGTCGATTTCCGTGAGCGGGACCTGCTGATCGGTTCGATGATCGGCGCGATGAAGGCGAAGGATCTGCAACGCGACGGCAGGTTCGCGATCCACGCCGCCTCGGCGATCGACGAGGGCGGCGCGGACGCGAAGGTGTCGGGAAAGGCCGTCGAGATCACCGATCCGGCGGAGGTCGCCCGCCTGCAGGGTGACGACGGGGAGGCGCACGTCTTCCGGCTCGACCTCACCGAGGCGGTGCTGACCTGGGTCGAGGGCAACACCATCTTTTTCGACTACTGGAAGGAGGGTCAGGGGAGCAAACGGCTCGCGAGGCCGGACAACGGTCCGGTGGTCGAGGTCGGCCTGGACTAG
- a CDS encoding CoA transferase subunit A: MADKRMTPDEIAAELRDGMTIGIGGWGSRRKPMALVRAILRSPVKELTVVSYGGPDVGLLASAGKIKHLVFGFVTLDSIPYDPWFSRARETGSITVMEYDEGVFGTGLSAAAQRLPFLPTRAGLGSGVMDLNPSLRTVHSPYDDAEELLAVPALKLDAAFVHLNRADARGNAQYLGPDPYFDELFALAAEKCYVSTEKIVETAELTESGPVQSLLLSRMLVTGVAETPNGAHFTTAVPDYGRDERFQRHYAEAAKDLDAWPKFVDRFLSGDEAQYQKAVAEFGESA; encoded by the coding sequence ATGGCCGACAAGCGGATGACGCCGGACGAGATCGCCGCCGAACTGCGGGACGGCATGACGATCGGCATCGGCGGCTGGGGCTCGCGGCGCAAGCCCATGGCGCTGGTGCGCGCGATCCTGCGGTCTCCGGTCAAGGAGCTCACCGTGGTCTCCTACGGCGGTCCGGACGTCGGGCTGCTGGCGTCGGCGGGCAAGATCAAGCATCTCGTCTTCGGCTTCGTCACGCTGGACTCGATCCCCTACGACCCATGGTTCTCCCGGGCGCGGGAAACCGGGTCGATCACCGTCATGGAATACGACGAAGGCGTGTTCGGAACCGGACTTTCCGCTGCCGCGCAACGGCTTCCGTTCCTTCCGACGCGGGCGGGCCTCGGCTCCGGCGTCATGGATCTGAACCCGTCTTTGCGCACCGTCCACTCACCGTACGACGACGCCGAAGAGCTGCTGGCCGTGCCCGCGCTGAAGCTCGACGCGGCCTTCGTCCACCTCAATCGCGCCGACGCCCGGGGCAACGCTCAGTACCTCGGGCCGGATCCGTACTTCGACGAGCTGTTCGCCCTCGCCGCCGAAAAGTGTTACGTGTCAACGGAAAAGATCGTGGAGACGGCCGAGCTCACCGAATCCGGGCCGGTGCAGAGCCTGCTGCTGAGCCGGATGCTCGTCACCGGGGTGGCCGAAACACCGAACGGCGCGCATTTCACGACCGCCGTCCCGGACTACGGACGCGACGAACGTTTCCAGCGTCACTACGCCGAAGCGGCCAAGGATCTCGACGC
- a CDS encoding SDR family oxidoreductase, protein MSGIADGRIVVVTGAGRGIGRAHALAFAAEGARVVVNDLGAAIDGSGGSAGPAQDVVDEIEALGGKAVANTDDIASWDGAAALVRTAVETFGGLDVLVNNAGFLRDRMLVNLGEDEWDAVIRVHLKGHFAPTRHAAEYWRTEAKAGRTRAARVINTSSGAGLLGSVGQGNYAAAKSGILGLTLVAATEFARYGVTVNAIAPAARTRMTEVAFADDMAAPEDGFDAMAPENVSPLVVWLGSEESSGVTGRVFEVDGGRVSIAQGWRHGAVRDKGSRWSPAELGPVVAELLADAPEPEPVYGA, encoded by the coding sequence GTGAGCGGGATCGCCGACGGCCGGATCGTGGTGGTGACCGGAGCCGGTCGTGGCATCGGACGGGCGCACGCGCTCGCGTTCGCCGCCGAGGGCGCGCGGGTGGTGGTGAACGATCTCGGCGCCGCGATCGACGGAAGCGGAGGATCGGCCGGGCCCGCGCAGGACGTCGTCGACGAGATCGAGGCGCTCGGCGGCAAGGCGGTGGCGAACACCGACGACATCGCCTCGTGGGACGGCGCCGCGGCTTTGGTGCGGACGGCCGTCGAAACGTTCGGCGGTTTGGACGTCCTGGTCAACAACGCGGGGTTCCTGCGCGACCGGATGCTGGTCAACCTCGGCGAGGACGAGTGGGACGCGGTCATCCGCGTGCACCTGAAGGGGCATTTCGCGCCGACGCGGCACGCCGCCGAGTACTGGCGAACCGAGGCGAAGGCGGGCCGGACGCGGGCCGCGCGGGTGATCAACACCAGCTCGGGCGCGGGTCTGCTCGGCAGCGTCGGACAGGGGAACTACGCGGCCGCGAAGTCCGGGATCCTGGGGCTCACGCTGGTCGCCGCCACCGAATTCGCGCGGTACGGCGTCACCGTGAACGCGATCGCCCCGGCCGCCCGCACCCGGATGACCGAAGTCGCCTTCGCCGACGACATGGCCGCGCCGGAGGACGGTTTCGACGCCATGGCACCGGAAAACGTGTCGCCGCTGGTGGTGTGGCTCGGCAGCGAGGAGTCGTCCGGGGTCACCGGCCGGGTGTTCGAGGTCGACGGCGGACGCGTCTCGATCGCGCAGGGCTGGCGGCACGGCGCGGTGCGGGACAAGGGTTCCCGGTGGTCACCCGCCGAACTCGGGCCCGTCGTGGCGGAGTTGCTGGCGGATGCTCCCGAACCTGAACCCGTATACGGGGCTTGA
- a CDS encoding GNAT family N-acetyltransferase — protein MAITVEKPGPGGLNEAVEALREWQSEGAAWQIHPGDLGWFWRSGAEATAAAVRIWRRDGRILAVGLLDGADLLRVTTAPDVRRDEELARRMAEDVIEPERGVLPPGEAAVEAPMDALLQELLPRHGWHAGEPWTPLSLDLAEPVKAPDLRIETIGPDNCHVWADVMRGAFDGSTFTPDKWRTMATGAPYADSRYLVGYDERGDAVAAVAVWSAGVGKPGILEPMGVHRDHRGHGHGRAITLAAAAALRELGSSSAGVNTPSSNVAAVATYESGGFRRLPEVRDLARDA, from the coding sequence ATGGCGATCACCGTGGAGAAGCCGGGACCCGGCGGACTGAACGAGGCCGTGGAAGCCCTGCGGGAGTGGCAATCCGAAGGCGCGGCTTGGCAGATACATCCCGGCGACCTCGGCTGGTTCTGGCGCTCGGGGGCGGAGGCCACGGCCGCGGCGGTCCGGATCTGGCGCCGGGACGGGCGGATTCTCGCCGTCGGGCTCCTGGACGGAGCCGACCTCCTGCGCGTGACGACCGCACCCGATGTCCGCCGGGACGAGGAACTGGCGCGGCGGATGGCCGAAGACGTGATCGAGCCGGAGCGCGGTGTGCTGCCGCCGGGGGAGGCGGCCGTCGAGGCGCCGATGGACGCTCTGCTCCAGGAACTGCTGCCCCGGCACGGCTGGCACGCCGGCGAACCGTGGACGCCGCTGAGCCTCGATCTCGCCGAACCGGTGAAGGCCCCGGACCTGCGGATCGAGACGATCGGACCGGACAACTGCCACGTCTGGGCCGACGTGATGCGAGGAGCGTTCGACGGCTCGACGTTCACCCCCGACAAGTGGCGCACGATGGCGACCGGTGCGCCGTACGCCGACTCCCGGTACCTGGTCGGGTACGACGAGCGGGGCGACGCCGTCGCCGCGGTCGCCGTGTGGTCGGCAGGCGTGGGGAAGCCCGGGATCCTCGAGCCGATGGGCGTGCACCGGGACCATCGCGGGCACGGGCACGGCAGGGCGATCACCCTCGCCGCGGCTGCCGCGCTCCGCGAGCTCGGCTCGTCGAGCGCGGGCGTGAACACGCCGAGTTCCAACGTCGCCGCCGTCGCGACCTACGAATCGGGCGGGTTCCGGCGGCTTCCCGAAGTCCGGGACCTGGCGCGAGACGCCTGA
- a CDS encoding SDR family oxidoreductase: MALELRLDGAVVLVTGGVRGVGAGVTRTFLRAGADVVTCARTEPERLVRAGDRTSTFISCDVRDPKEVDALVEEVVRRHGRLDVVVNNAGGAPYAEAANASPRFHEKIVALNLLAPLTVARAANAIMQRQESGGVIVNISSVSATRPSPGTASYGAAKAGLDNLTASLAVEWAPKVRVNGLDVGMVRTEHSHLHYGDEAGIAAVGATVPLGRLAEPDEIGSCAVFLASSLASYVSGACLTVHGGGEVPAFLAASNSLVKERKEPV, encoded by the coding sequence ATGGCACTCGAACTCCGGCTCGACGGCGCCGTGGTGCTGGTGACCGGCGGGGTACGCGGCGTCGGCGCCGGTGTCACCAGGACTTTCCTGCGCGCCGGAGCCGATGTCGTCACCTGTGCGCGCACCGAACCCGAGCGGCTCGTCCGCGCCGGGGACAGGACGTCGACGTTCATCTCCTGCGACGTCCGCGACCCGAAAGAGGTCGACGCGCTCGTCGAAGAGGTCGTCCGGCGGCACGGCAGGCTCGACGTCGTGGTCAACAACGCGGGCGGCGCGCCGTACGCCGAGGCGGCGAACGCCTCGCCTCGGTTCCACGAAAAGATCGTCGCGCTGAACCTGCTGGCGCCGTTGACCGTCGCCCGCGCGGCGAACGCGATCATGCAGCGCCAGGAAAGCGGTGGCGTGATCGTGAACATCAGCAGCGTCAGCGCGACGAGACCGTCGCCGGGGACGGCGTCCTACGGCGCCGCGAAGGCGGGACTCGACAACCTGACCGCGTCGCTCGCCGTGGAGTGGGCGCCGAAGGTGCGGGTCAACGGGCTCGACGTCGGCATGGTGCGAACGGAGCACTCCCATCTGCACTACGGCGACGAGGCGGGGATCGCGGCGGTGGGCGCGACCGTCCCGTTAGGACGGTTGGCCGAACCGGACGAGATCGGTTCGTGCGCGGTGTTCCTGGCGTCCTCGCTGGCTTCCTACGTCAGCGGCGCCTGCCTGACCGTGCACGGCGGGGGAGAGGTGCCTGCCTTCCTCGCCGCTTCCAATTCCCTGGTGAAAGAACGAAAGGAGCCGGTGTGA
- a CDS encoding enoyl-CoA hydratase family protein: MTVSTHSPEPGIAVVSVDAPPVNALSVKGWFALASAVTDAGRDPATHVVVLRAEGRGFNAGVDIKEIQRDPGYGALIGANEGCAAAFSAVYDCAVPVIAAVQGFCLGGGVGLVGNADIVVASEDATFGLPEVDRGALGAATHLARLVPQHLMRALYYTASTITADQLHHHGSVYAVVPREELDETALGVARQIAAKDPRVIRAAKQAINGIDVQPVHRSYRFEQGFTFELNLAGVSDGARQEFLDGKGK, from the coding sequence ATGACCGTTTCCACCCACTCACCGGAGCCCGGCATCGCCGTGGTCTCGGTCGACGCGCCCCCGGTGAACGCGCTGAGCGTGAAGGGATGGTTCGCCCTCGCCTCCGCCGTCACCGACGCAGGACGCGATCCGGCGACCCACGTGGTGGTGCTGCGCGCGGAGGGCCGCGGGTTCAACGCCGGAGTCGACATCAAGGAGATCCAGCGCGACCCGGGGTACGGCGCGCTGATCGGCGCGAACGAGGGCTGTGCGGCGGCGTTCTCCGCCGTGTACGACTGCGCCGTCCCGGTGATCGCCGCGGTGCAGGGCTTCTGCCTCGGCGGCGGGGTCGGCCTGGTCGGCAACGCGGACATCGTGGTCGCCAGCGAGGACGCGACCTTCGGGCTCCCGGAGGTCGATCGCGGCGCGCTCGGCGCGGCGACCCATCTCGCGCGGCTGGTCCCCCAGCATCTGATGCGGGCCTTGTACTACACGGCTTCGACGATCACCGCGGATCAGTTGCACCACCACGGTTCGGTCTACGCCGTGGTCCCGCGGGAGGAACTCGACGAGACGGCGCTCGGCGTCGCGCGGCAGATCGCGGCGAAGGACCCCCGCGTGATCCGCGCCGCGAAACAGGCCATCAACGGCATCGACGTCCAGCCCGTGCACCGCAGCTACCGCTTCGAGCAGGGATTCACCTTCGAACTCAATCTGGCAGGCGTCTCGGACGGTGCGCGTCAGGAGTTCTTGGACGGTAAGGGGAAGTGA